From Rhodococcus sp. B7740:
ACGGACTCGGCCACAAGAGCGACATCGGCGGCGTTCGCCTCGATCTACGATCGGCGGACGATGTGGCAGAGGCCTACAACTCGGTGCTCGCCACGCTCGCCGATGCAGGTGCCACCGGGACTGCCGCGCTGATACAGCCGCAGCGGCCGTCGAACGGCCTGGAGATGCTCGTCGGCGTGGTCCGCGATCCGGTGTGGGGCCTGACCCTGGCCGTCGGTCTGGGCGGTGTGTGGGTCGAGGTGTTGGCGGACGCGGCGATTCGGGTGCTACCGGTGGGCGTGGCAGACGTTCGAGATGCGATAGAAAGCCTGCGCGGAATCGCTCTTCTGCGAGGAACCCGAGGTTCCGAACCGGTGGATATCGACGCGCTCGCGACGTGCGTGGCCGAGATCGGCGACTTCGCCTATCGACTGGGAGATCGACTGCAGGCGTTGGAGATCAATCCACTGATGGTGCGCGGAGGCGAGTGCGAGGCGCTCGATGCGCTGATCACATGGTCGGAGACAGGTAGCGAGACGGAGGCAGTGTCATGACGGGAATTTGCGACGGCCGCGTGGTCGTGGTGACCGGTGCCGGCCGCGGAATCGGCCGAGCTCACGCAATCGAGTTCGCGAGGGAAGGTGCGTCGGTCGTGGTGAACGACATCGGTGCGGAGGTCGATGGATCAGGAAGCGCCGAGGGGCCGGCAGGTGAGGTCGTGGAAACGATTCGTGCTGCCGGCGGGCAGGCTCGGGTGGACGGGTCCGATGTCTCCGACGACGACGGCGCACGACGTCTGATCGAGAGCACCATCGAGCACTACGGGGACCTGCACGTGCTGGTGAACAATGCCGGGATCCTGCGCGATCGCATGATCACGAACATGACCGTCGCAGAATGGGACGATGTCATCAGAGTGCACCTACGGGGCACCTTTCTGACCCTGCGTCACGCCTCGAATCATTGGAAGACACAACACAAGTCCGGATCCGTAGTGGACGCACGGGTAATCAACACGACGTCGTCGTCGGGGATCTACGGCAATATCGGGCAGGGTAACTACGGTGCCGCCAAGGCGGGAATCGCCAGCCTGTCCATCATCGCATCGATGGAGTTGGCTCGGTACGGCGTGACGGTCAACGCCGTCGCGCCGGCCGCGCTGACCCGAATGACCGAAAATCTGAACGGTAACCTCTCACGTTCCCTGCCTGAGCCAGGAGAGTTCGATGCGGCGGCGCCGGAGAACATCTCCCCCTTGGTGGTCTGGCTGGGGAGTGAGGAGTCGCGAAGCATCACCGGGCGGGTGTTCAACGTGCGGGGAGGTTGGATAAGTGTTGCGGAGGGCTGGAAGTCCGGTCCGGAGATGGACAAAGGTGCCAAGTGGGCACCGGGTGAGCTCGGTGAGGTGATTCCTCGCCTCGTGTCGGAGGCGGCGGAAAATGCCGCGATGAACGGGCGCGTGCCCGAGCAGGTGCCCTGATGGCACTCGATCACGGGGTCATCGGCACACCGAGCTCACCGAGGCGTAAGGCCTGGACGTCGAAAGACGCGCTCCTGTACGCCGTAGGAGTGGGGGCAGGTCAGGACTCGGCACTGGACGAACTG
This genomic window contains:
- a CDS encoding SDR family oxidoreductase, which produces MTGICDGRVVVVTGAGRGIGRAHAIEFAREGASVVVNDIGAEVDGSGSAEGPAGEVVETIRAAGGQARVDGSDVSDDDGARRLIESTIEHYGDLHVLVNNAGILRDRMITNMTVAEWDDVIRVHLRGTFLTLRHASNHWKTQHKSGSVVDARVINTTSSSGIYGNIGQGNYGAAKAGIASLSIIASMELARYGVTVNAVAPAALTRMTENLNGNLSRSLPEPGEFDAAAPENISPLVVWLGSEESRSITGRVFNVRGGWISVAEGWKSGPEMDKGAKWAPGELGEVIPRLVSEAAENAAMNGRVPEQVP